The following proteins are co-located in the Pyxicephalus adspersus chromosome Z, UCB_Pads_2.0, whole genome shotgun sequence genome:
- the DAXX gene encoding death domain-associated protein 6 — protein MANVVDIIVLDDGDDEEGPSPSPMAKESPSDPPPPPTPSEPQNSEKKDVENSQNKASMSTENEKLFEEFVEYCCKLTDEHPEVITFLRGRFSKADATYLSSVEFRNTLGRCLSRVQNKQTKVYVYINELVTVLKAHTEKKKVSLQTQAAAPQHDQVETEKSKEDTEEEVSEKKTGSKRQIRHLEKLLRLYSQEIQKLQERELSLEELDDEDSSYIQESRLKQKIIRIFEKLCELKDCSSFTGRVIEQRIKYQGTRYKELNRRLEKFINKTRDLFPDYSDILQVVQKANERHNLGLTRKHMQSIAQDAFRELGNKLQHRRHLDMVYNFGCHLTDDYKIGSDPAEQDSFLARRLRENRSLAENRLEDVIKKYADLQDEGEEEDWKNKNRDDELPSTSKDVKVSQTSRKTQSSKSGESEEEEEDDDEESEESEVDIEEELKQSQNAVDADEDDEMHAEYLNETDQKMEEIFNPQSSSAGKEEGENEESDNSDEDGNDEGTGKDEDQDSSSGSTSLSPEKEDQKVDTADFVPSSNDAQLITQEDDAEKESDTMTSCVASDETDTGVHTMEHLETSIFEDCVVSEENDTDNSNVPYVEVKMPSCNEQGTSKCTDTTNNLVTGAKSPTIKKKVGKSSRLDKCINKITGSLSHGVFTKTEISPSPDPNREHFQHINNKNPCFVNTPRIKAEGQSSNLKLVCLDTPAKNCDSVRKIAFSHGQSADKNADVVHLDNYKNSTHSNASNGVHRAMVMSSSPTNRLKRKRDINSPTNSVITVKVEELGSQKRKRKSSPAPWTGNGVAMYNREENGKQKLKSAKLSSSFTSYSSPSEHCSDNEHDITLDLLVTCSPQMDTARTTSLNNRTDAATQCDPDEVIVLSD, from the exons ATGGCCAATGTGGTTGATATAATTGTGCTAGATGATGGGGATGATGAAGAAGGACCATCCCCTTCCCCTATGGCAAAGGAAAGTCCATCTGACCCGCCGCCGCCGCCAACACCATCAGAACCACAAAACAGTGAAAAGAAGGATGTTGAAAACAGCCAAAATAAAGCCTCAATGAGTACTGAAAACGAAAAACTTTTTGAAGAA TTTGTGGAATACTGCTGCAAGTTAACCGATGAACATCCAGAGGTCATAACCTTCCTGCGTGGCCGTTTCTCCAAGGCTGATGCTACCTACCTTTCTTCTGTTGAATTCCGCAACACTTTGGGACGTTGTCTTTCCCGGGTACAGAACAAGCAAACAAAGGTTTATGTTTACATCAATGAATTGGTTACTGTTCTCAAGGCtcatactgaaaagaaaaaagtcagctTGCAAACCCAAGCTGCTGCTCCTCAGCATGATCAGGTAGAAACTGAAAAATCAAAGGAAGATACAGAGGAGGAGgtttcagaaaagaaaacaggatCAAAGCGTCAGATCCGGCACCTGGAGAAACTCCTGCGCCTTTACTCTCAGGAGATCCAGAAGCTTCAAGAGCGGGAGCTGTCCCTGGAAGAGTTGGATGACGAGGATTCATCATATATCCAGGAATCGAggctaaaacaaaaaatcatacgAATTTTTGAGAAACTGTGCGAGCTGAAGGACTGCTCCAGCTTTACAGGCCGGGTAATAGAGCAAAGGATAAAATATCAGGGCACACGATACAAAGAACTAAATCGGCGACTGGAAAAATTCATCAATAAAACTAGAGATCTCTTTCCAGATTACAGTGATATCTTACAGGTGGTCCAGAAGGCCAACGAAAGACATAATTTAGGCCTAACACGCAAGCATATGCAAAGCATAGCTCAGGATGCTTTTCGGGAACTTGGCAACAAGTTGCAGCACCGTAGGCATTTGGATATGGTGTATAACTTTGGTTGTCACCTGACTGACGACTATAAGATCG GCTCTGACCCTGCTGAACAGGACTCTTTCCTGGCACGACGTCTCCGTGAAAATCGCTCTTTGGCCGAGAATCGCCTGGAAGATGTCATCAAGAAGTATGCAGATTTGCAAGATGAAGGCGAGGAGGAGGACTGGAAGAACAAGAACAGAGATGATGAATTACCAAGTACCTCCAAGGATGTAAAG GTTTCTCAAACAAGCAGAAAAACGCAATCTTCCAAATCAGGTGAatctgaggaggaggaggaggatgatgatgaagaatCAGAGGAATCTGAGGTGGATATCGAGGAAGAGCTGAAGCAGAGTCAGAATGCAGTTGATGCTGATGAAGATG ATGAGATGCATGCTGAATATTTGAATGAAACAGACCAAAAGATGGAGGAGATATTCAACCCCCAGAGCTCTTCCGCTGGTAAGGAGGAAGGGGAGAATGAGGAGAGTGACAATTCTGACGAAGATGGAAATGACGAGGGTACAGGTAAAGATGAAGATCAAGATTCATCTTCAGGTTCCACATCCCTGTCACCCGAGAAGGAAGATCAGAAGGTCGACACAGCTGATTTTGTTCCTTCTAGTAATGATGCCCAGCTGATAACACAGGAGGACGATGCTGAGAAAGAAAGTGACACTATGACCTCATGTGTGGCTTCTGATGAGACAGACACTGGAGTTCACACTATGGAGCACTTGGAAACCAGCAtttttgaagattgtgttgtcaGTGAAGAAAATGACACTGACAATTCAAATGTGCCTTATGTGGAGGTGAAAATGCCTTCCTGCAACGAGCAGGGTACTAGCAAGTGCACAGACACAACAAATAACTTGGTAACAGGTGCCAAGAGCCCAACGATAAAGAAAAAAGTGGGAAAGTCCAGCCGTTTGGACAAATGCATCAACAAAATAACTGGCAGTCTTTCTCATGGGGTCTTTACGAAAACAGAGATATCACCATCCCCGGACCCTAATAGAGAACATTTCCagcatataaacaataaaaatccttGTTTTGTCAACACACCAAGGATAAAGGCTGAGGGGCAGAGCAGTAATTTGAAGCTGGTCTGTCTAGATACTCCTGCAAAAAATTGTGACTCTGTACGTAAGATTGCATTTAGCCATGGCCAGTCTGCAGATAAAAATGCAGACGTAGTGCACTTGGACAATTACAAAAACAGCACACACAGCAATGCCAGCAATGGAGTTCACAGGGCTATGGTTATGTCATCCTCTCCGACAAATCGCTTAAAACGGAAAAGGGACATAAACTCTCCTACAAACTCTGTTATCACTGTAAAAGTTGAAGAACTTGGtagtcaaaaaaggaaaagaaagagttCTCCAGCACCATGGACTGGAAACGGAGTGGCAATGTACAACAGGGAggaaaatggcaaacaaaaactCAAAAGTGCAAAGCTCAGCAG TTCATTTACATCTTACTCCAGTCCTTCTGAACATTGCAGTGACAATGAACATGACATAACGCTAGATCTTTTGGTGACCTGCAGCCCACAGATGGACACAGCCAGGACGACATCTCTGAATAATAGG